GAGGGTGAGCAAACGGTTGATTAAATCGAATTAACCAATTTAACCGATGTATTTCGATTAAGTTTGGTTAAAGATTTAGGCTAATTTGGTTAGTTTAGTTAATTCTGTTcagtcaataaaaaaaattggttcgaTTAgggttaataattttaaaaattcagtcAAATGAATTAAACGagtattagttttaattattattctttatatttttatcaatttaaccaaattaatcGAATAATTAGgtcggtttggttttgtattttaaaaaattatggttAATTTGATGAAATCATTTTCAGTTAGATAATTAGATCAGTTTAAACTACACTCCCCTGTATTGCAACTTTCTGAGATGATATGacgaaaaaaagaaaaaaaaaacaccacaACACTTTAATGAGCAAGTGGCAAAGAAAAAAGATTCAGGCTTACCGAACAGTGttttacaaaccaaaccaatggCCGAAATGGTGAGGCCACCAGTTCCAGTTCAATCGGTTGAATAAATTACACCAAAATAGTATATTTAGACATGGGTGAAAGTCTAACCAGTTGAACCAACGGTTCAACCAGGTCAATCGCCAGTTCGATTCGGCAACCAGCTCAACCCAATCCAGCCCAGTTCAATCAGATTTCCGGTTTTTAGATTAAATCGGACCGGACAGCTGGCCAGTGCGGTCCGGTTTTTTAATCACTGGTTTCAAAGAAAACAAACCTTGACTTGTAAAACACCAAAGCAGAGTGATGCTTCGCTTCACCTGACAGCAACCTGAGGTCTAGAAAGTTAGATTAACAAGAGCAATCACTTAATATGAAAGTAATgcagaaaatataaaattatttttaagattaTGGTTACAGAAGTTTATCTTTTCATTACAACatataagaaaaaaacaaaacataaattcTCACATTTAAACAATAGTTTCCTAAAATTACAATATGACAACAGAGATTAAAGAAATTATTAGAGCAAACATGCAATGATGTAACTTGATCGACAACAGATAAACATGAGAACTTCCTATTCCTGAAGCTATATCACAAAGTAACCCAGATAAGTTTTATATCTTCAAAGGTAATAGAGGAATTGATTTAAACATAGAGCACCATACCCAGACGTAAGAATCCGAATTTCATTGAAAATTATACAACTGAGTTGGTTATTTAAGACAAGCTATCATGCCCCAATGGCATTCAATTGGGGTACTTACAGGACGACATGGAGAAGACACATAAGCCCCATATCTTCTTTCATATATTTTGATAGAACTGTACTATTTGGTATGATAACCGAAAGCATAATATCCTCTACAGgccatttaaaaaatatgataaacaACTCAAAGAgcaataatattcataaatttcCTCTTAGCAAATGCCAACCACCATTTGTTCGGAGTGCCATTGGGCCTATATGCAACACTTAACAATCTACCACTTGTTTCTTCCCTTATCTGCTTCAGGTAATTCCTAAACAACTCTGCATGTCAAAATTCATAATTCAAAATCAAGAAATAACCAGAAGATATTAGTTCAAGAAGCGCAAAAGCAGTCAAATCCTAGCATGCAGTGTCAGCTGGCTTATAGTTTCATCGTCTCAAACATTATGGTGCTACATCAATACATCTCTCGTATTATTGAATGAACATGTTTGAGTATGGATCGTAATTGAGCGAACAGTTATTAGAGTGAACCATGACAAGGAATTATTATTGTAAGTAGCCAAAACTGCTACTATTTGGTTACTCAATTTGTATCTAAAAACCACTTTAAGACTTTAACATGGTCAGTCTTAAGGAGACTTCCTTAATGATGGTACTCATACAAGCTGAGCACTTACAAATTTGAAACAGTCCCATTTGAGAGTAGTACATACTGAAGAGATGCAATAGTTGTGGAAGGAAAAGGCGAACAATTCATGTTTTGAAAATTGTCATAATggtcaaaagaaaaaaaaatatgtttcacCATTATTTGAAAAGTAGTAAGCAACAGAATGAGAAGGCCATAAATGGAAGGAGAAAAGTGAAAAAATAAACTCGGGAATGGATCCTCATGGATCAAAGTAACAATGAGAGAAACACAAATCAGTTTAAAGTAATTTCTGGTTAAATATTAAGCAACCATTGAAATGAAATCTGAATAAGTACTAAGCCTAGATAATCAATGCAAAAAACTTCGACAGACGAAATATGGTGTCGCTCTATTTTATGCTTCGTTAAGCGGAAAAAATTATCTCAAACATGCTAGCAAATCAAGATACGAACTACAAAGTATAGAAAGCACAACTCTAAATAGCTTTACTGAGTACTACAAACGAAAAACCATCATATGCAGAAGGAATATAGTACCTGCTTCCTTGTGAGATTCAGGATTAACAAAAAGGCCAGGAAAAGGAAATCCAGATTCTCCAGGAACCGGAACTTTCTCCAAACCCAAATTAATAATGGCCTTGGTTCCTTCAGCCAATGTTCTACAACCCTCGAGGCGCTTCAAAGCCACATTGATATAGAATGTCAAGTAAATTAGTAGCTTATCAGCTGGACTCTTAATATCAAAGTTTCTGAAGAACACATTAGCTCGAAAAAACGTAATCGCTTCATCAACTATATCAGTTCTATCTGCATTATTGACAATCCAAATGATACacatcaaaaaaaatcaaaaattgaacATTACAAAAACATTTGATcaacaattcaataaaaaaaattaatagaattaaCCTTGATCAGAAACAGGAGCAGGACCCTTTATATGACTTTTTAAAGGAAGTAATGGGCACCCACAAGCTTTTGTGACTCCATCTTCATCACAAAAGCTTGAGTGATAAACCtaattttacaaacaaaaaaaaagcacCACTATTACTTTTCATATTAAAaacttcaaataaatattactatAAAAGGGAATTTAGCTAAGAAATTAGGGTTCTACCATTTTGCTTTGCTTTATGAGCTCAGAAAGAATTGAATTGTTACAGAGATAGCAGATAAAAATAACCTGAATGAAATGAGATcaataaactttttatttttaagaaaatgtATTGAAATTCCATTGAAACGGCAGCGTTTAATTGTTCTACTTACCGAAAAAGTTTGTTATGCCCGCGCCGGCGGGTGTTGAAGTTTGTTTGCGGGATCCATTATTCTAAACCGGTTTTGAGCAACGAAATAAAAGTGGGAAAACGGCTGCGTTTTATGGAGTCACCTGTTCAAATTGCAGTACTGACCGGACTGGACTTTGTTGCCAAAGCCTAGCCCAACCTGATTAATACGTGAATTTTAGAATAATGCTTTTTAAAAGGGTTAACtgcaaattaaatcatgaactttaccgggatttgcaattacaacatgaactctaaaatttggaaaaaatattcACCAATTTCATGTTTGGCAAATCAGAACACCGAACAATTTTTTAGGAAACAATGCTGACGTGAGCATCATAATATACATTGTTTCAGTAACCGTGTTAGagttttttcaataaaaaatagatcGGCGTTCCGATTTTCCAAAGactgatttattttataattaatcctTTCTAAAATCTATCATTATAAATCATTGCCGGCACTCAatgatttattataattttaaaaagtatttacaTAAAGAGCTTGTGATTTAATTTTAGCTACTAATAATAAGgtttttttcgaaaaaaaaaatcaacaatcaTTTGTTATTATACTTTTAGACAGCTTGTAAGAATTGTGATGAATATTAGTATTTTCTTTTCAGtgaatgaattattttgttaaataatgATGCATCACATGACAAAGGGTCAGGTTTGTCTTTTTAAGAGGAGCACGTCTTGGTGTTTTTGGTTATTATCCTCATgcctaggggtgagcaaaaaccgaatcaaaccatTAATCTGATCCAAACCAATtcgaaattaattttggtttggttaaaatagattgatttggtttcaaattataaaaaaatatggtttttgattttggtttggtttcaactagtggttaaccgaaccgaccgaaaaaacgaagtttacaataatattatttttattaatatttatatatgtttaaataaatataaaatttatttattgaaatatttatataaaaatataatatgtgtgtatagatacatatatgaaaataaaacatataaactaatacacacatataagtaaaaattattatgcataattttaattattacgtataattatatataatttttatctaaatctattaaccaaccgaaccgaaccaaaccgaaaacgatgctaaagtttggttaaccgaaccgaaattttacataaatatttggcgtggtttggtttttatattttcccttAAAATATGGTTTGTTTTTGGAGTTtactaaaccaaaccgaatcaaaccgaaccatgctcaccCTTACTCATGCCTAGGAGTTGAGCTtttgttgtaattattttcttagtttataactttataatttctttagctcataaattattaaattatcatcaacctaaaataataataaacatatatatatatatatatatatacatttatatttttaatcggACTTATAGATTCACAGTTTTAATGTGTGGCACTCATGAGATATTAGAGCAGAATTAcataaattatatgaattttatttttttaaccgGCAGTCACTAATTATctttttgaacaaagggtcaacgcgccccctgaacttgtgacatggggtcatctaacccagtttatacttttttgagcaactaaccccaaaactcttcatttttgggtcaaataacccaataatttatatttttatttcaaaaaaatgaatttagaataattatatcgcaacaattagggaagtatctaattatatttttgtatctctcacctccgatttgtattttacgcatttTAACAAacaattatgggttatttgacccaaaaatgaagagttttggggtttgttgctcaaaaaagtataaattgggttagatgaccccgtgtcacaagttcagggggtgcgttgaccctttgttcatatcttttttatccatttattaattatttatgtaaTCGGCTATTCTTAACCTTTATCGactcttttttttcattttattttctgatttgtAAATATAGACTAGATTTAATGTAAAAAGAATTTATGGGTTAACATGTGCATATTAAAGTTTctatttttcataattataagcagatatttagtttaatttcagaatttataatataatgaGAATGGCAAAGGTGGGAAGCAAGTTAGGGTCCACTAATTAGATATTTTGAATCagtaatactccctccgttccaatagagttgtccactttgcctttatcacacagtttaagaaaacatAATTATTGTTATAGAACCTATAATTTTTTCtctacttttcttgtcatacccttatttaatatagggttcactttcaatttactttattagtgaaatttaaataaggataaaatagaaagattggtttttaaaattgttactttttgaaagtggacaagagttttgggacaaaaattttacccaaagtggacaactctattgggacggagggagtaggtTTTTTCCTTAATTGACCTTAATTTGCtatagaaaaagaaacagcacaTGTCATCATCACAaggacatatatatatatatatatatatatatatatatatatatatatatatatatatatatatatatatatatatatatatatatatatatatatatatatatatataattgttgcccttataagtttaaaattttaaatttagccaaattcaaataaaaattattaaaactattaaaatttatatataatattgctAGTATGCATgtgtttcttattttattttatttttagttgtcttagtttataatttattcatcttaattttttaaaattttaatttaaaataaaaaaataaaatttctaaaatggtacGGAATAAGTAACACTACAAAAAATGATAGATTAGGGGACCATAAAAATAGTCCCCTAATTCTTAAAAAATGGTCCTCTATTCTTTAGAGGACAATTAAATTGATCCTTATGGTTTGTCCCTATTGCCTCCGTCCCCTATTTTATTGGGgaccaaacaaataaaattgtCCCCATTTTGGGGAAGACTATCGTCCCCAACTTTTGGGACGAAAATCGTCCCCTTAGATGAGGACCAATATGGTCCCCATTTAATAAGGACGACTTTTGTCCCCATTTAATAGGGACGATTTTTATCCCCATTTTATAGAGATGACTTTTGTCCCCATATATCAGGGACGATTTTCATCGCTACCTAAAATTTTGTCCCCATTGAATGACGCTGTAATTATTTAgtgaaaatataatattaaaaaaaaatctaaattataaagactaaaaaaaattaaaaaacactcTAAATATTCAATATCATTATACcacttaaaaattcaaaatagtaATAATTCATTTACATTAATAATTATGTCTAATACAAAAAAGTACAaactaaaaatgtttaaaatgcaaaataatgTATCTAGATAataaacaatacaaaaaaaacattaatttgaTTAGCAATCTTCATGATAATAGACCATATCTTTTCGTCCAATGACAAGTTATCCCtgcaaaaaaagttaaaattaaaatataaagatagtaatattaaaaatatgatcTTACAAAAATTCAATTACATATAGATAATGAACGTGTTTATTAATAACTTACGGTATCAACTTGACTATTTGTAAATTGAAACTCGTTGTGCATGTTATCGAGTGTTTCTAGGAATTCTTTAATGAGTCATTCTTGCATCTCTATCATTTTTGCGACTTAACACTTCACTTCTACAACTTCATCATTGCTAACAATAGTTATAGTCATACCCTTCTACTTATAGAATAATTTCAaaatctatatacttatataattgagaggaccaacggagccctctcattcattctcatcaaatggaattttctcattaattctcataaaataaaaaaatctcatAAGTTCCCACCTTTATTAAACTACTCATAAATTTTcacttcatttaaatattactaattaaacctaaattaAAAAGAAGTATAATCTATTTAGAGTACTAAGCTATATGAAATACCAAATCTATTTTACTATTATTCTATCGATAAatagaaaaattcaaaatcaaccaTATCGCTGAAACTAATATGAGCACAAAAGAAAAATACAGCAGAATGCACACAGGTGATCGTgattaatattgttttattcATGTATTGTAATTTTCTTCGTACCTGagtaataaaattgaaaaatccaTGTATTGACTTTAAACATTAGTTTATTATCTGGGTTTCCTCACTAATCTTGCTCATGGTATTCAGCCAATGGTATTATAGGTGTATTTATAATTTTCAGgtgagtttgtatttgtttatcattgattgttttttttttgtagagtAATGATATATACATGTTACCGATGTATTTAAAAAAC
This region of Mercurialis annua linkage group LG1-X, ddMerAnnu1.2, whole genome shotgun sequence genomic DNA includes:
- the LOC126665192 gene encoding actin-related protein 2/3 complex subunit 3, with translation MVYHSSFCDEDGVTKACGCPLLPLKSHIKGPAPVSDQDRTDIVDEAITFFRANVFFRNFDIKSPADKLLIYLTFYINVALKRLEGCRTLAEGTKAIINLGLEKVPVPGESGFPFPGLFVNPESHKEAELFRNYLKQIREETSGRLLSVAYRPNGTPNKWWLAFAKRKFMNIIAL